DNA from Paraburkholderia sp. ZP32-5:
GACGTCGCTGAAGACGCTGAAGGCATTCGATCCGATCATCCAGAACGCGCAGATCGATCTGTCGAAAACATGGACCAACGATTTCGTGAAGAAGGCGCTGGCGACCGTCAAGGCATAGGCGCGTACGCGTAGCGGGCGGCAAGCGAGCAGGAAGCGGGAAGGAAGCGGGCAGCGCAATGCGTCGCGCCCGCGCCAATTCCCGCCGCGGCCGTCACCTTTTCCCCCAACCCGATTCCAGAAGCGAGCCGAACGATGACCGTTGCTGCCCTGGCGCTCGAAAACATCACCTGCACGTTTGCTGCCCGCGATAATCGCTCGCAGCGCTACACGGCGGTCAAGGACACGACGCTGCGCATCGAGCCGGGCGAGTTCGTGTCGGTGGTCGGTCCGACCGGCTGCGGCAAGTCCACGCTGCTGAACGTCGGCGCGGGTCTGCTGCAACCGTCGTCGGGAAGCGTCAGCGTGTTCGGCGAGCGGCTCGAAGGGTTGAATCGCCGCGCGGGCTACATGTTCCAGGCCGATGCGCTGATGCCGTGGCGCTCGGCGCTCGACAACGTGATGGCCGGCCTGTCGTTTCATGGCACGCCGGCCGACGAAGCACGCGCGAAAGCGGACGAATGGTTAAAGCGCGTCGGCTTGGGCGGCTTTGGCGATCGTTATCCGCATCAGCTTTCGGGCGGCATGCGCAAGCGCGTCGCGATGGCCCAGACGCTGATTCTCGATCCCGACATCATCCTGATGGACGAGCCGTTCTCCGCGCTCGATATTCAGACGCGTCAGCTGATGGAAAACGAACTGCTCGATCTATGGGCCGCGAAGCGCAAGGCGGTGCTGTTCATTACGCACGATCTCGATGAGGCGATCGCGATGTCGGATCGCGTCGTGGTGCTGTCGGCGGGGCCAGGCACGCATCCGATCGGCGAATTCAGGATCGATCTGCCGCGTCCGCGCGATGTCGCCGAAATCCGCTCGCATGCGCGTTTCGTCGAGTTGCATGCACAGATCTGGAGCGTGCTGCGCGATGAAGTGCTGAAGGGCTATCAGCAGCAACTGACCGCTGTTTAAGCGTGCCGCGCTGCGGCGCCAGGCGCGGAAGAAAAGAAAACGCAGGAAAACGCGTTCAACCATCGTCGAAGGCAAACCAAGTCATGTGGAAGAAGTTGCGCCCGAACCGGGCGAATCTGGTGATCTGGCAATGGCTGCTGCTCGTGCTGTGCTTCGTGCTCTGGTACGTGCTGACCAGCCCGACGCTGCTGCCGCCGTTCTATTTCGACGATCCGAACAAGGCCGCGTTCTTCTTCGGCGAACCGCAGAAGGTATTGCAGCGGATCTGGGAATGGTTCACGAGCGGCGAAATCTATCTGCATCTATGGATCACGCTGGTCGAGACCGTGCTCGCGTTCGCGCTGGGCACCGCGATCGGACTCGGCTTCGGCCTGTGGCTCGCGCTTGCGCCGCTCGCAAGCGCGCTGTTCGACCCGTACGTGAAGGCCGCGAATTCGATGCCGCGCGTGATTCTCGCGCCGATCTTCGGCGTGTGGTTCGGCCTTGGCATCTGGTCGAAGGTTGCGCTCGGCGTCACGCTGGTGTTCTTTATCGTGTTCTTCAACGTCTATCAGGGCGTGAAGGAAGTCAGCCCGGTCGTGCTCGCGAACGCGCGGATGCTCGGTGCGAATCGCAAGCAACTGCTGCGCTTCGTCTATCTGCCGAGCGCGATGAGCTGGGTGTTTTCGAGCCTGCATACGTCGGTGGGTCTCGCGTTCGTCGGCTCGGTGGTGGGCGAGTATCTGGGCTCGGCGCGCGGCGTCGGTTATCTGATCCTGCAGGCCGAAGGCACGTTCGATATCGATACCGTGTTCGCGGGGATTCTGGTGCTGACCGCATTCGCGCTGGTTCTCGACGGGATCGTCGGGATGGCGGAGCGGCGCCTGATGAAGTGGCAACCGCGTAGTGGAGACACCGAGAAGCTGTGAGTTTTTCGCGGCTTGAATCGGCTTCGGCTGCGAGTGGTAGCTGTTCGTGACGGCGCGCGACGAAGCCGTGCCTGAATAAATACAACTTCAATTGCAAACGGCGTGGAGTCTGAAAGCTGCTTTCAGGCTCCACGCCGTTTTTGCCATCAAGGCGTAATCACGACCTTGCCGATCACGCGACGCTCGGCCATGTCGCGCAACGCACGAGCAGTGTCGTCGAGCGAATAGCGCGCCGATACGTAGGGCTTCAGTTTGCCTTCGCGAATCCATCCGACCATCTGCTCGAACGCCGCGTGATTACGCTGGGATTCGCGCTTCGCAAAGTCACCCCAGAACACGCCCACCACGCTTGCACCTTTGAGCAGCATCAGATTGAGCGGCAGTTTCGGAATCTCGCCGTTCGCGAAGCCGACGACCAGATAGCGTCCGCGCCAGCCGATGCTGCGAAACGCAGGCTCCGAATAGATGCCGCCGACCGGATCGTAGATCACGTCGGGGCCTTTGCCGTCGGTGAGCGCCTTGATGCGTTCGCGCAGATCCTCGGTGCTGTAGTTGATCGTCGCGTCGGCGCCGTGCTTGACGCAGGTCGCGAGTTTTTCATCGCTCGATGCCGCCGCGATCACGCGCGCGCCGAGTGCCTTGCCGATTTCGACGGCCGCGAGCCCGACGCCGCCGGCCGCGCCGAGCACGAGCATCGTTTCGCCGGCCTGCAATGCACCGCGATCGATCACCGCGTGATGCGATGTGCCATACGCGAGCGTGAACGCGGCCGCGAGTTCGAATGGCACGTCGTCGTCGAGCGGCACGCAGGCCGATTCAGGCGCGAGTGCCTGTTCGGCGAAGCCGCCCGAACCGGTGAACGCGGCCACGCGCGAGCCCGGTCTGAAGCGCGTGACCCCCGCGCCGACCGCGCGCACGATACCTGCCGCTTCCGAGCCCGGCGTGAACGGCAACGGCGGCTTGAACTGGTATTTGTTCTCGATGATCAGCACGTCCGGAAAATTCACCGCCGCGGCTTTCACGTCGATCACGACATGGCCGGGCCGCGCTTCGAGATCCGGCAGGTTATCGACGACCAGGCTCTCGGGCGGGCCGTATTGCTTGCAGCGAATCGCGCGCATCGTGTCTCCGTTTGTTCAGGGTTCGCAATGTTTTCGAGTGTAAATTAATTCGCACGACCGTGCGATTTGTTGCGGTGCAGTTGCAATGTAATTGCGAGAGGCCGTTGCAGTTCAGGTTGCGCTTCGCGTATTGCAGCGCATGGCGTGCTGCTTCGATTGACGCTGCCTGACCGACAGCTCGCACCGCATTCGCGTGCCGAATGTTCGTAACTTCGCACACAGGTTTGCTCGCATCTTCGCACGCAAAAACGCCAGCCCGCACGAGCGTCGCGCCTGTCGCGGGCGCGCGCCGGTGGTGTCGTTCGCGTGCCATCTTTCCTCGGTTACAATCGCCGCATGCGAATCCTACTCAGCAATGACGACGGTTATCTGGCGCCGGGCCTGGCCGCGCTTTACGAAGCGCTCAAGCCGATCGCGGACGTCACCGTGATGGCTCCCGAACAGAACTGCAGCGCCGCGTCGAATTCCCTGACGCTGTCGCGGCCGCTATCGGTTCTGCGTTCTGCCAACGGTTTCTATTATGTGAACGGCACGCCGACCGACTCGGTGCATATCGCGCTGACCGGCATGCTCGATCACACGCCGGATCTCGTCGTGTCAGGCATCAACAATGGCCAGAACATGGGCGACGATACGCTGTACTCCGGCACCGTCGCGGCCGCCACCGAGGGCATCATGTTCGGCGTGCCGGCCATCGCGTTTTCACTCGTCGATAAAGACTGGGTGCATCTCGAAGACGCGGCGCGTGTTGCCGCCGATATCGTCGCGCATTATCTCGAACGGCCGTTGCCCGGGCATCCGCTGCTCAACGTCAATATTCCCAATCTGCCATATGAACAGCTGCGCGATTGGCGGATTACGCGCCTCGGCAAACGGCATCCGTCGCAGCCGGTGATCCGCCAAACCAACCCGCGTGGCGAGCCGATCTACTGGATCGGCGCATCGGGCAGCGCGCGTGACGCGAGCGAAGGCACCGATTTCCACGCGGTCGCCAACGGCGCCGTGTCGATCACGCCGCTGCAGCTCGATCTGACTTACACGCAAATGCTGCCCGCGGCGCGCGACTGGTTGCGTGCCGGCAGCAGCGATTCATGACCGGCGAGCGCGCGAAGCGCTTTCCGCTCGGTCTCGAGGACCTGGTGCGCGAGCCGCGCCGGCCCGAGGGACGTCCGGGTGAAATGCGCGCGGCGGCGATCGCGGCGAGCGCGGCGCTCAATACCCGACAGTCGTCGACTAAGCAAACACAGGGCGGCGCGGGTCGAACGCAGGCGAGGGCGTCCACCGGCGCGCAGAACTCGCAGGCGGCGCGATCCCAGGTGATTCCCCAGGCGAAGGCTCAGAGCGGCGCCGCGGCATCGGCGGCGATTCCGCCGAAGCCGCAGGCCGCGCCGGTCGCAAGACCCTCGGCGACATCGGGCAACGGGCCGGCTGGTACGTCGGCGCGGCAAGCAGTCAAGCAGACACCCAAGTCGTCAGTCAAGCCGCCGGTCAAATCGGGCAAGCCTGCGACGCATGCGCGAGGTCCGGGTGCGCGTGCCTCGTCATCGCCACTGCAGCCGCAAGCGCAACCGGCCGTCAAGTCCGCGCCTCGCGTGAGCGATCGCGGCGCCACGCCGAACACCGCGTTGGGCGGATTGATGAGCACCACCATGAACAGCGCGGCCAACAACGCTTTGGCGCTGACTTCGGAACGGGTTCGTGAACGGATGGTCGAACGCCTGCGTGCGAATGGCGTGACCGATCAGCGCGTGCTGAATGCGATGGCCGCCGTGCCGCGCCACCTGTTCGTCGACCCGGGCCTCGCGGCTCAGGCTTACGAAGACGCGGCGTTGCCGATCGGTCATCACCAGACGATCTCGAAGCCATCGGTGGTCGCGCGGATGATCGAGCTTGCGGCGGCCGGCCGCGAACTGAACAACGTGCTCGAAATCGGCACGGGCTGCGGCTATCAGGCGGCGGTGCTGAGCCGGGTCGCGCGCGAGGTTTATTCGATCGAACGTATCAAGCCGCTGTCCGAGCGCGCGAAGACGAATCTGCGCCCGCTGCGCATTCCGAATATCCGCTTGCACTACGGCGACGGGCGGCTCGGTTTGCCGTCGGCGGCGCCGTTCGATGCGATCGTGATCGCGGCCGCCGGCCTCGACGTGCCGCAGGCGCTGCTGGAACAGCTCGCGATCGGCGGACGTCTGGTTGCGCCGGTCGGTTCGCAGGAAGGACAAAGCCAGGTGCTGACGCTGGTCGAGCGCGTCGGGCCCGCGCAGTGGCGTGAGTCGCGGCTTGATCGCGTTTTCTTTGTACCCTTAAAATCCGGAGTGATTTGACACCGATGAGTATGTTGCGCGCGATGCAGAGAACCACCCCGAATTCCACAATGACCGTAACCCAGCGCAGCGTGTGCGTGCTCGCCTTGTCCCTGTTGATGACGGCCTGTGCCTCCCGGCTCGACCAGGCGCCCGTCGTCGACCGTTCCAGCGGCGGTGTGCTCGCCACCGCGCCCGGCGCCGCGTCGCAACCGGCCGTGCCGCTCGGCCCGCCGCCTCCCGGCTACTATCGCGTGAAGCCGGGCGACACGCTGTACCGCATTGCACTCGAGAACGGACAGAATTACCGCGACATTTCGGCGTGGAACAATCTGACCAACCCTAACCAGATCGAAGTCGACCAGTTATTGCGCGTCGTTCCGCCGGGCGCGAATCCCTCGGCGCTGACGCCAGGCGTGGCGACCGCGCCGATCGGGCCGAACGGCACCGTGCAAAGCGCGCCGCTCGCCAATAACGCGCCGGCCGCCGTGGGCGCCGCGATGCCGCCGCTGTATGGCGCAAGCCCGAACGGCACGACCGGCCCCGCGACAAACGGCGCGACGGCGAACGGCGCGGTTCCGGCTACGCCGGGCGCGGCGAGCGACACGGGCAGCGCCGCCGCGGGCAACGTCGCATTTGCGTGGCCGGTGCGCGGCCCGCTGCTCAATACGTTCAACGACACGACCAACAAGGGCGTCAATATCGGCGGTTCCGCGGGCGAGCCGGTCAAGGCTTCCGCGGACGGCCGGGTCGTATATGCCGGAAATGGGCTGCGTGGTTACGGCAATCTCATTATCATCAAGCATGATGCAACTTATCTCACCGCGTATGCACACAACCGCGCTTTGATGGTAAAAGAGGGGGACGCGGTGACGAAAGGTCAGAAAATCGCTGAGATGGGCAATAGTGATTCCGACCGCGTGATGTTGCATTTCGAAGTTCGCCGGCAGGGTAAACCTGTCGACCCACTGAAGTACTTGCCGCCGCAATAAGCGATACGACCATGCCGAAATCGAAGCGCCGCCCGCCGCAAGCCGAGTCTGAGAAGATCAGCGAAGCCTCGTCCGCCGCAGTGGACGAAAGCGGCGCTTCGGAAGTGGAAGAAGAGATCGCGGAAGAGCGTGATCTCGACGAGCGCCAGGGCGGCCTCGAAGACGGCGAAGCATCTGACGCCCGCGAGGGTAGCAGCGACGCAGCCCCGGACGCCGACGATTTCCGCGCGTTACTGCAGGCCGAACTCACGGCCGACACCATTCAGCACTATCTGAACCGCATCAGCGTGAAGCCGCTGCTCACCGTCGAGGAAGAGCAGAAATATTCGCGCCTTGCCAAGGCCGGCGAGTTCGAAGCGCGCCAGGTAATGATCGAGCGCAATCTGCGGCTCGTCGTCAGTATCGCGAAGGGTTACCTGAATCGCGGCGTGCCGCTGCTCGATCTGATCGAGGAGGGCAACCTCGGCCTGATGCACGCGATCGAGAAATTCGATCCGACGCGCGGCTTCCGTTTTTCGACTTACGCGACGTGGTGGATTCGCCAGAGCATCGAGCGCGCGATCATGAATCAGGCGCGCACCGTGCGCCTGCCCGTGCACGTGATCCGCGAACTCAATCAGGTGCTGCGCGCAAAGCGGCATCTCGAAAAGAACTCGATGAATTCGGGCGAGGCGGCGGAGCGGCGCGATGCGAGCATCGACGACATCGCTTATCTGACCGGCAAGACCACCGACGAAGTCACCGACATCCTCGCGCTGAACGAGCACACCGCGTCGCTCGACGCGCCGCTCGATCTCGATCCGGCGAGCAGTCTGCTCGACCTGCTGTCAGACGACCAAAGCCAGTCTCCAGACGCCGAAGTACAGCATCGTGAGCTCGAAACGCTGACGCGCGCGTGGCTCGCGCGTCTGTCGGACAAGCATCGCCACGTGATCGAACGCCGCTTCGGCCTGAACCATATCGAGCCCGCCACGCTCGAGGAACTGGCCGATGAAATGGGCCTCACGCGCGAGCGTGTGCGCCAGATCCAACAGGAAGCGCTGGTACGGCTGAAGCGCTTCTTCGCGTCAAACGGTGTTCGCAAGGACGCCGTTCTATAACCCAGATGACACCGATTCTTGTTTTCGACATCGAGACGATTCCCGATGTCGCCGGCATCCGCCGTCTTGAAGAT
Protein-coding regions in this window:
- a CDS encoding ABC transporter permease — its product is MWKKLRPNRANLVIWQWLLLVLCFVLWYVLTSPTLLPPFYFDDPNKAAFFFGEPQKVLQRIWEWFTSGEIYLHLWITLVETVLAFALGTAIGLGFGLWLALAPLASALFDPYVKAANSMPRVILAPIFGVWFGLGIWSKVALGVTLVFFIVFFNVYQGVKEVSPVVLANARMLGANRKQLLRFVYLPSAMSWVFSSLHTSVGLAFVGSVVGEYLGSARGVGYLILQAEGTFDIDTVFAGILVLTAFALVLDGIVGMAERRLMKWQPRSGDTEKL
- a CDS encoding protein-L-isoaspartate(D-aspartate) O-methyltransferase, producing the protein MTGERAKRFPLGLEDLVREPRRPEGRPGEMRAAAIAASAALNTRQSSTKQTQGGAGRTQARASTGAQNSQAARSQVIPQAKAQSGAAASAAIPPKPQAAPVARPSATSGNGPAGTSARQAVKQTPKSSVKPPVKSGKPATHARGPGARASSSPLQPQAQPAVKSAPRVSDRGATPNTALGGLMSTTMNSAANNALALTSERVRERMVERLRANGVTDQRVLNAMAAVPRHLFVDPGLAAQAYEDAALPIGHHQTISKPSVVARMIELAAAGRELNNVLEIGTGCGYQAAVLSRVAREVYSIERIKPLSERAKTNLRPLRIPNIRLHYGDGRLGLPSAAPFDAIVIAAAGLDVPQALLEQLAIGGRLVAPVGSQEGQSQVLTLVERVGPAQWRESRLDRVFFVPLKSGVI
- a CDS encoding ABC transporter ATP-binding protein — encoded protein: MTVAALALENITCTFAARDNRSQRYTAVKDTTLRIEPGEFVSVVGPTGCGKSTLLNVGAGLLQPSSGSVSVFGERLEGLNRRAGYMFQADALMPWRSALDNVMAGLSFHGTPADEARAKADEWLKRVGLGGFGDRYPHQLSGGMRKRVAMAQTLILDPDIILMDEPFSALDIQTRQLMENELLDLWAAKRKAVLFITHDLDEAIAMSDRVVVLSAGPGTHPIGEFRIDLPRPRDVAEIRSHARFVELHAQIWSVLRDEVLKGYQQQLTAV
- a CDS encoding peptidoglycan DD-metalloendopeptidase family protein, with translation MSMLRAMQRTTPNSTMTVTQRSVCVLALSLLMTACASRLDQAPVVDRSSGGVLATAPGAASQPAVPLGPPPPGYYRVKPGDTLYRIALENGQNYRDISAWNNLTNPNQIEVDQLLRVVPPGANPSALTPGVATAPIGPNGTVQSAPLANNAPAAVGAAMPPLYGASPNGTTGPATNGATANGAVPATPGAASDTGSAAAGNVAFAWPVRGPLLNTFNDTTNKGVNIGGSAGEPVKASADGRVVYAGNGLRGYGNLIIIKHDATYLTAYAHNRALMVKEGDAVTKGQKIAEMGNSDSDRVMLHFEVRRQGKPVDPLKYLPPQ
- the surE gene encoding 5'/3'-nucleotidase SurE, producing MRILLSNDDGYLAPGLAALYEALKPIADVTVMAPEQNCSAASNSLTLSRPLSVLRSANGFYYVNGTPTDSVHIALTGMLDHTPDLVVSGINNGQNMGDDTLYSGTVAAATEGIMFGVPAIAFSLVDKDWVHLEDAARVAADIVAHYLERPLPGHPLLNVNIPNLPYEQLRDWRITRLGKRHPSQPVIRQTNPRGEPIYWIGASGSARDASEGTDFHAVANGAVSITPLQLDLTYTQMLPAARDWLRAGSSDS
- the rpoS gene encoding RNA polymerase sigma factor RpoS, which translates into the protein MPKSKRRPPQAESEKISEASSAAVDESGASEVEEEIAEERDLDERQGGLEDGEASDAREGSSDAAPDADDFRALLQAELTADTIQHYLNRISVKPLLTVEEEQKYSRLAKAGEFEARQVMIERNLRLVVSIAKGYLNRGVPLLDLIEEGNLGLMHAIEKFDPTRGFRFSTYATWWIRQSIERAIMNQARTVRLPVHVIRELNQVLRAKRHLEKNSMNSGEAAERRDASIDDIAYLTGKTTDEVTDILALNEHTASLDAPLDLDPASSLLDLLSDDQSQSPDAEVQHRELETLTRAWLARLSDKHRHVIERRFGLNHIEPATLEELADEMGLTRERVRQIQQEALVRLKRFFASNGVRKDAVL
- a CDS encoding NADPH:quinone oxidoreductase family protein, whose product is MRAIRCKQYGPPESLVVDNLPDLEARPGHVVIDVKAAAVNFPDVLIIENKYQFKPPLPFTPGSEAAGIVRAVGAGVTRFRPGSRVAAFTGSGGFAEQALAPESACVPLDDDVPFELAAAFTLAYGTSHHAVIDRGALQAGETMLVLGAAGGVGLAAVEIGKALGARVIAAASSDEKLATCVKHGADATINYSTEDLRERIKALTDGKGPDVIYDPVGGIYSEPAFRSIGWRGRYLVVGFANGEIPKLPLNLMLLKGASVVGVFWGDFAKRESQRNHAAFEQMVGWIREGKLKPYVSARYSLDDTARALRDMAERRVIGKVVITP